The Apium graveolens cultivar Ventura chromosome 11, ASM990537v1, whole genome shotgun sequence genome has a window encoding:
- the LOC141696316 gene encoding uncharacterized protein LOC141696316: protein MSGEFEAFLKENGIKHQLTVSFSPYQNGVAERKNRIIMELVCSMLKTKRLPHPIWAEAASSACYVLNRASTKAVQGQTPEEAWIGHKPGVSHFRIFGSLCYSHIPKEKRGKLDDKSESRDVIFGEQAAWDWKNGKESGNIIYDNNLLEEETGTVLEEVPLHASPTSSSSSESASSSSPESTPHKTRSLVEIYGQIKRILEEEYADFALFMENDLVTFEKATKEEKWREAMKQEMDAIQRNKT, encoded by the exons ATGAGTGGAGAATTTGAAGCCTTTTTGAAAGAGAATGGCATTAAACATCAGCTGACAGTAAGTTTCAGCCCCTACCAAAATGGGGTGGCAGAAAGAAAAAATAGAATTATTATGGAACTTGTGTGCAGCATGCTCAAGACAAAAAGGCTACCTCATCCTATCTGGGCTGAAGCTGCATCATCAGCATGCTATGTCTTAAATCGAGCTTCTACGAAAGCTGTACAAGGACAAACCCCAGAAGAGGCATGGATTGGTCACAAACCTGGTGTATCTCATTTTAGAATTTTTGGAAGCCTATGTTATTCTCATATACCGAAGGAGAAGCGTGGAAAGCTTGATGATAAATCTGAAAG TCGTGACGTAATATTTGGTGAACAAGCAGCTTGGGATTGGAAGAATGGAAAAGAAAGCGGCAACATCATATATGACAATAATCTACTAGAAGAAGAAACTGGGACTGTTCTAGAAGAAGTTCCACTGCATGCATCACCAACatcttcatcaagttctgagtCTGCATCTTCTTCAAGTCCTGAGTCAACACCTCACAAAACCAGAAGTTTAGTTGAAATTTATGGCCAAATAAAAAGAATACTTGAAGAAGAATATGCAGACTTTGCTTTATTCATGGAAAATGATCTTGTCACCTTTGAAAAGGCTACTAAAGAAGAAAAATGGAGGGAGGCCATGAAGCAAGAAATGGATGCAATTCAAAGAAATAAGACATGA